From Centroberyx gerrardi isolate f3 chromosome 15, fCenGer3.hap1.cur.20231027, whole genome shotgun sequence:
GCTGTGATGCTAACGCAGCCCCGAGGTActcccaggcatgctgggagatgtagtccctgcAGTGTCTCCTGGGTTTGCTCTTTGGTCTCCTCGCACTCTGTCATGCCAAGTAAACCTCCAAAGGGAAGTCTCAGCCCCTCCTGTCCCACAGCAGATGCTCTGTGCCGTCCTCCCAAGCCACATGACTCTGACTGTTGTTTGTATATGAATATGAACAATATGAATATGAACAGAGTGTTGAAagtgtgtggtttgtgttcCAGCTGTCGGACCTGCAGCTCCAGGCTCTGGAGGTCCAGCGGCTGAACCAGGAGTGTGAGAACCTGAAGAGCCGACAGAAGGATCTGGAGACGGACCGGACGCAGGCCGAGGACCGGGTCAGTCTGCTGAGACGGACTTTAACAAGACTTCATTTCATGGGCTCATCTAGaggcttttaaaaacacttagAACACTCCGACGTGTTTTGGCATTGGCCTTCGTCAGGGAGCTTCAAACTATTCATGTATTTTTCGGGGGTTTAACATTAATTGTATCTTGAATCTTGCTTGTGAATCTTGTTCTTCTTATCCTGtctcttatgtgttttttttttttttgcctgaatgATGTGAGGCTCGTGATCAAGAattccaatgcatttttatgtaaatggaaaattaaCTTAAAACTAATATAAGACAACATAACAGCAGAAACGGCAGCTTCAAGAGCCATtgaaagcaagagaaaaaaatcttaaaaagtattaaaaatgatGAGTGAGTCACATAGTCTGATATCAGGTGGAAGACCGCTCCATAGTTTCGGGGCGAGGACAGCAAAGCCCCctgtaaatgcaaagttttacttcacccgttgtgggtctaAATTAAGAAGCAAAGGTTcagagtcttctgtggattctttattcagacctgcatggttcagttcaatACCAGGcaagaagtgacaaagacagGAGTTTAGggtccacttatataggttgaagtaaacaaaactataaatcgtggctcaaaaccaacccaccagttcagacttttaactgcgtgtccacctatagaatcacttaaaaccacacataaccatatatagtgatcatgcatgtattcaagcactgattacatcattgtagtaagtaggacaaaagacactccactttgcaggacaaaggaaagcaagaacagagtgtactattcatataaaaagcacagtatacattttatttcttacaccCCCTTCAGTTTAAGCCCTTGGGATAAGCAGCAGCCTGGTCAGAGGACCTAAGAGAGCTCATAGTATCATCGGGAGACTcttccagtgtttcccccctccctccccctgcctgAAGCTCctctgtgtcccccccccccgcaggcTGCGGCGGCGGGCGCGGTGCTGAGCCTGGCGCAGGCGCAGCACGCCCGCCGGCTGCAGGAGGCGCAGCAGCAGGCGGGCGCCGGCCGCAGGGAGCAGGCGGGGCCGCTGCAGCTCCGCCTGGCCGAGGAGGCGAGCAGGAGCCGCCGGCTGGAGGAGGCGCTGAGGCTGCAGGCCCAGCAGACCGGCAACCAGCTGCACCTGCAgcaggtactgtgtgtgtgtgttgtgttcaggaGCAGTAtgagcagctcagtgtgtgtgtgttgtgttcaggaGCAGTAtgagcagctctgtgtgtgtgttgtgttcaggaGCAGTAtgagcagctcagtgtgtgtgtgtgtgtgtgtgttgtgttcaggaGCAGTATGAGAAGGCCATGGCTGCCCtgcaggagaagatggaggagctggagacCAAACTGAAGGCCGTccgcctgctgctgcaggagaaaGTCCAGCAGCTGAAagaacaggtgagagagagagagagagagagagagagagacagacagagagagacacagacagagagagagagagagacagacagagagagagagagagagagacagacagagagagacacagacacagagagagagagagagagacagacaggcagataaataatcaaaaaccgataaaataataaaacagataaaaacatagtatgtatatatatatatatatatatatatatatatatatatatataatgcaaACTTGGAGTAAAggaggaaataagaaaaataaacataagAGAAGtaagagaaagataaaagaagagAAGTAAGAGATGAATAACAGTTCTAACAGGTTTGTCTTGTTTGAGATGAGGTGACCTCTGTTCCTCCATGTTCCTCCATGTTCTTCCATGTTCTTCCATGTTCCTCCATGTTCCTCCATGTTCCTCCATGTTCTTCCATGTTCTTCCATGTTCCTCCATGTTCCTCCATGTTCCTCCATGTTCTTCCATGTTCTTCCATGTTCTTCCATGTTCCTCCATGTTCCTCCATGTTCTTCCATGTTCCTCCATGTTCCTCCTCAGCTGTTGAAGAGCAGCCAGTCGAGCGTCCTGCTGAAGGATCTGTACGTGGAGAACTCCCAGCTGATGACGGCGCTGCAGGTGACGGAGCAGCGGCAGAAGAAcgcagagaagaagaacttcctgctggaggagaagatcGCCACCCTCAACAAGCTGCTGAGGGAGATCGTCCCGGCCTCGCTCGCCACGTAGGGTCCCTGAACGCACCGCCGCCGGACGCAGCTCCGTTCCCCCGAAAAACACCTCAACACACCGTGAACGATTCCCGTCTCTCTCCGGCCTCAGTGTTTGATCGCAGCGCCGATCAGGAAGCCATCGATGTTGCAAAcagctgatctgatctgatccggGCTCAGTTTCCCTAAAGCATCATGAAGCTGACTTCGTCTTTATGGAGTTTTTATGTGAATGGAGCAAAGATGAAGTCGGTTTAAAGTTCAGGATGAGAAGTGAGCAGCAGCCTCCGACTCAAACTCTGAGGAATCTGTCTGGTACTTTAGTTTCCTCTGCAGTCTTTTCCTGTCtaaacaaactaaaactaacCCTGTATCTGCCAGTCCAGGTGTCTGGAACATGCTGGTTGCACTGGTCCCCGCAGCCGCCGGACATCTGACGGACGACCTGCAGGAAACCGACGCGGCGACGTGTCACACGCAGCGTGACATTACAGCTCGCAGCAGGTGAAGCTTCATGTTCAAACGGCTTCAAACCGTTCTGCCTGCAGACgcctcaactttcattttgccgCTTTGGAGTTTGACGCTGCTGCCGAGCGTCGAATCAACATCTGATCAGCGTCTAAACGTCCAGCTGGCTGCTGGAACAGTGAAAGTTTGCcggtattttatttttttttgttgtaggAGAAACTGCAGCCAGCGGACAGGAAGGTGCCCAGACAGCATCGACAGGCAGGAAGACGTGAAGTCCAACGTCAACTGACAGCGATCCACTGCAGCCGTTTCAGCTTCCATTTTGGCGATAAATTTAGAGTTTAATAGACATGATCATGAGTTTTTATGatagaaatatgttttgtttttttcttatcccataaatcatctcacgaccccctggggggtcccgaccctcaggttgagaaccgctgctctaAACGTCTGCTGGGTCTGTTCTGTGCTGAAGAGGCTTTTGGGAAACTCAGCTGCAGTCAGGTTTCTTcttgaaagacacacacacacacacacacacacacacacacacacacacacacacacacacacacacacacacacacacacacacacacacaggacggCACCAGTCTGAAGTATTTCAGCCACGAGGGTATTATTATGCAtgtactgtttttgttttatataaataaagtttttatttttcttatttttaaggTGAAAGTGacactttctgtttgtttgtcaaaCAGTTTTATCTCAGCAGACTGAATCTGATCTGAAGTCTGATCAGTCTGTTGACCTGAGTGTTACTGTGGAGAAGTACTGTGAGTACACAGTAATACTGTGTGAGTACACAGTAATACTGTGAGTACACAGTAATACTGTATGAGTACACAGTAATACTGTGAGTACACAGTAATACTGTGAGTACACAGTAGTACTGTGTGAGTACACAGTAATACTGTGTGAGTACACAGTAATACTGTATGAGTACACAGTAATACTGTATGAGTACACAGTAATACTGTGTGAGTACACAGTAATACTGTGTGAGTACACAGTAGTACTGTGTGAGTACACAGTAATACTGTATGAGTACACAGTAATACTGTGTGAGTACATGATGACAGTACTTAAGTCATTAAGACACAATAAACTTAAAAAGGGCGTAGCAACAATATGAGTACAGTTTTCATTCTGTAATAAGAGAATTCATGTGTACtggccagaggtggagactcgagtcacatgacttggactcgagtctcagtttcaattgcttgagacttgacttgggttctggtgacttgggactggaCTTGAGACTGACTGGGTCACAGCTCTGGTACTTTCAGAACGTTAAGTTAACACATGTTCAGTGTTCCAGGTACAATAACTCTGTCAGTACTTCATGAAGTCTGTCCTCATGTTGGTCTGTTGCTGTCTGTCCTCATGTTGGTCTGTTGCTGTCTGTCCTCATGTTGGTCTGTTGCTGTCTGTCCTCATGTTGGTCTGTTGCTGTCTGAAGTCATGTTGTGATGTCACCGTGTTTTTGTCTCAGATGTTGACTCCACTTGTTCCCGCCCATCTAAACATAAAAACCAGCTCATGTTAttggtgattgattgattcagtCTGTTTCTCCTTCAGTGTTATTTAACATTTGGAAAGCTGTGAACAGTCTGCTGCCTGTTCTGGTCCTGAACAGACTCGACCCGTGTCCGACCCGGTCTTGGAGTTGACTTGGACTCCACTAATCTGGTCTTGACTCAGTATTTTCCATGTTAATACAGAGGATCAAGCTCTCTTACTAAAGCTAAAGAGCAAGGCGGAGTGAAACTTCAGTATTCTTGGTACGGAGGTGGATGATGGATTTtgttcagcagcagctctggatCTGgtttctgttcaaactgaatcCAAAGTTTGAGctttttgaaaaacacaaaaacaacttGGTGCAGTTTCCTGTGCAGACCAGCAGACCGGACTCAGACCGGACTCAGACCGGATCAGTGAGACTGTTTCAGCCTGTAGTCTGATGGTTTTCCCAGTGTGCTGCAGGGTCAGGTCTCCATACTGGATCCTTCATGTTCAGCTCAGGTTCCATTTCTATCCAGCGCTGGGAAACCAGACTGGGAAAACCACAAACTGGTTTCATACtgagccgaacctgcagactgATACTGCGGCGGGCCGGATGAGACCACGTTAATATCACAACATCCTCAGAAATAATGTTCCCATGAAGAATCATGTTAAATCAAACTGATGTTCATCACACTgaactgcaattttcaaatattCCCAAACTTCTTTCAGATCTCATTGTAAGATATTTAAATTAGTATTAGTATGTTATTgttaatttagacaacagaactGTATCACAATCAACTCTCATTATGAATTAGTAtttcatcaccatatgattctattgaaacACAATAAACTATTGAAGTATTGCCCAGCCGTactgctactgtactgtatggtAGTACTGGTACTGTAGTACTGGTACTGTACTGCAGTAGGACCAGTATGGTGCTGTAGTACTGGTACTGTACTGCAGTAGGACCAGtatggtactgtagtactgGTACTGTACTGCAGTAGGACCAGTATGGTACTGCAGTAGGACCAGTATGGTACTGTACTGCAGTAGGACCAGTATGGTGCTGTAGTACTGGTACTGTACtatggtactgtagtactgGTACTGTACTGCAGTAGGACTAGtatggtactgtagtactgGTACTGTACTGCAGTAGGACCAGTATGGTACTGCAGTAGAACCAGtatggtactgtagtactgGTACTGTACTGCAGTAGGACCAGTATGGTACTGCAGTAGAACCAGtatggtactgtagtactgGTACTGTACTGCAGTAGGACCAGTATGGTACTGTAGTCCTGCTGCAGTGGAAAAACTAGACATGAGATGAAGTTTGTAAAATGTCATTTAGTCACAGAATGAATCAAAAGGAAAATGTTCGgggttttgtctttttttaatgaacAGAAGCACACAGTATTTCCAAGATGTAAAGTTTTGCTCCCTGTCTCAGTCTGATGCACTGATGCTGCTAACTTATTAGACTGGTGaaggatgtgatgtcatgttttgTCCCGCTGAGTCGCCACGAATAAATCTGATCCTGATACACAAaaccagtctgtgtgtgtcttctttacAGCTTCATGTCAGTGGAACAAACTAAATGAACAGATTATTCCCTGTTATCCTGAGGagaaagtcacatgtgaaattcCCCAGTTCACATGtataaatgacattttcacatgtgaattgtctctttgcatgtgaaatattGTCACGTCATGTAGCGGCAGGTGACACTTCACATCTTCAAATCAGTTCACACGTGAAAAACGACATGTTGGAGAAGCCCTGATGACATCACCGTCCACTCCTCAAGCTCATTGGCTCAGGACACGACGTGCTCCAAGACGCCCTGACGAATCAGCTGCTCGCATTTCCACCGCGGCAAGAAGTGctgcgcagagagagagagagagagagagagagagagagagagagagagagagagagagagagagagagagagagagagagagagagagagagagagagagagagagagagagagagagagagagagagacacacagagagagagagaaagagagggagagacagagagagagagggagagagagagagagagagggagagaaagagagacagagagggagagacagagagaaagagagagagagagcgagagagagagagagacagagtgagagaaagagagacagagagagagagagagagagagaaagacagagagggagagagagagagagagagagagagagacacacagagagagagagaaagagagggagagacagagagagagagggagagagagagagagagagagggagagaaagagagagacagagagggagagacagagagaaagagagagagagagcgagagagagagagagacagagtgagagaaagagagacagagaaagacagagagggagagaaagaaacatttCTAATCAACACCTGAGCTCAAGATTAACATTCCTGTGTTTTAACTAGAAACAGATGAAACCAGCGAATCCCAACTAGTCTCAGGCTGATATTGAATAATATTGAGTAATATTGAGTAATATTGAGTAATATTGATTATGGTGACGCCTCCCTGGTACCTGGCTGTTCTTCTTCAGCAGGATCACGGTGCCGTCGTCGATCTCAAACTCTCCGTGGTCCTTCAGACACCTGAcctgaggacagaggacagacagacagacaggtcagacagacagacagacagacagacagacaggtcagacagacaggtcagacagacagacagacagacagacagacagacagacaggtcagacctCCTCAGACTGATCATGACCCTCTGCCTCCTCGCTGCTTCATCTGATCCACCGAGGAGCAGAGAGGCTGAAGACTGGTCAGTATTCACAAGAAGAAAGCAAATAGAAGACGCTGTGGTGCGTTCAGGAGCAGAGAGACGCTCAAAAAAccaaaatattcattttataatgagaagaaacggaaaaaaacagcaaatcttaacatttgtgaagctgcaaccagaaattgtttggtatttttactgataaatgactaaaacagttaatcaattatcaaaactATAGATGGACCAAATGTTCCTGTTAGCCTGGAGAAATgatggagaagagaaagactgaagagaagaggagaaaagtagaaaagagagaaatcctTCAGTCCTTCAGGATCTGAAGTTCTTCTTTCAGTCCAGAAAAGCGTGTGAGAGCAGCTGGAGGGTTTCAGTCGGACTTCaccgactcttcttctgtggtttctCTCACCTGGATGTAGAGGCTCTTGGGCGGCTTCATGTCCTGGGTGATGTccagcccctcctccccccccagGCTCCGCATGAAGGTCGCCAGGGACTTCTTATACTGGCTGAACCACTCCAgctgccccacacacacacacacacacacacacacacacacacacacacacacacacaccagaaaaacatcaacttttctctttttttgctgATTTCAGACAgtttggtttgtctgtttgcTTTCTGACTGACAGAAGTCTCGTCTCTCGCAGTGTTCCTGAATGCAACACATTAATTAtgaacttctttcaaaatgtcaaagtttCCAGTCTGATCTCAGAGTTCTGATGCAGATTGTTGTGATGGATTAtctttactgactgaactgggagtgaatgagctgagaggtttggaAACACTGATATAAAAAcatcagaaataaataaataataaaaatgtcagaaataacattaaagggatggaaaatgtaaacaacTCTCCTCTTGCTGGACAGCAGACAGAAAGTGCTGACTGGGCAGTTTCCACTGGATGAAGAGCGGAGAGAAAGTTTCCCTTCATCTGGAAACTCACAGGTTGTCAGAGCGACCGCTTCCGTCCGGACCAACACAGCGACACTCTGTATATGACTATGGAAATATAATAGAGTATATCGtgctcctcacctcctctgcaCACATGTGGAAGCGAACGTTAGCAGGCAGAACGCTGCCGTACTCCCACCGCAGCGCCCGGATCCTCAGCAGCCGGTCGTACCTGACAGACACtctgatgtcatgtcatgtcacatcatgtcatgtcatgtcatatcatatcatgtcatatcatgtcatatcatatcacTAATACTTACTAACATGAGTCTGTTGTACCTGACCGGAGAAACAatgatataatattatataatataatatagctAATACTGACTAATACTAAGTAACTAATACAATACtgatgagacacagagagagagggagggagagaaagagagagagacagagagaaaaagagagagggagagaaagagagagacagagagagagggagagaaagagacacagagagagagagacagagagagagagagacagagagagagagagacagagagggagagaaagaaacatttCTAATCAACCCCTGAGCTCAGCCTGACTCAGCAGGTCAGCTCGTCTCTCAGGTGACCGACGCAGCGCTGTGATCCAGATTAGAGCTGAACCAgactgacaaaaaatctaacTGCGATTATTTGGCAGAAtgttgcaattgcgatttaaactgcgattcatatcatcaagtttttcttgtcagaaattgttttagaactttaaaactgtttaaagaaaagtgatttagttaaaaactggatgtgagtgagcagatttactgagtctgagtctgatgaaggttttgattctaaaactccttgttcacaaatccagtttggaccgaactctctctgaagaaactaactgcagactctgagatttggaaattgcgat
This genomic window contains:
- the gins1 gene encoding DNA replication complex GINS protein PSF1 produces the protein MFCEKAVELIRELQRMGDGQLPAFNEDGVRQVLQEMKVLYEQNQTDVSEAKSVGRSDLIPSIKLRHCCLLRNQRCVTAYLYDRLLRIRALRWEYGSVLPANVRFHMCAEELEWFSQYKKSLATFMRSLGGEEGLDITQDMKPPKSLYIQVRCLKDHGEFEIDDGTVILLKKNSQHFLPRWKCEQLIRQGVLEHVVS